One window from the genome of Rhodococcus sp. ABRD24 encodes:
- a CDS encoding thioesterase family protein, whose product MVTSIAEFMDSDMMSDALDLSAFHGFSGLHGGLSAAMLLREMRQHAPSGSRLARMTANFLRPADGPLLLSSELVKAGSKASIVKGSAISGAELAIEATSIFVLASRTGAAPLTPSMPDTIVGRSDAQLFEIPAEFVPISQRMEIRPATDTLPYSGSDTPELCAWIRLKDSLANNDERVLLLADALAPSFSAVLSELRMVPTVAMSATMSEQVPAVDFDWVLVRARTTMAGRDGWVREVIDVWTEDGVHLITSDQLRVVR is encoded by the coding sequence GTGGTAACTTCCATTGCCGAGTTCATGGACTCGGATATGATGTCAGATGCGCTGGATCTCAGTGCATTTCATGGTTTCAGTGGGTTGCATGGCGGGTTGTCGGCGGCCATGTTGCTGCGCGAGATGCGCCAGCACGCGCCGTCCGGCAGCAGACTCGCTCGGATGACCGCGAACTTTCTTCGGCCTGCCGACGGGCCTCTTCTCCTCAGTTCGGAGTTGGTCAAAGCGGGTTCGAAGGCCTCGATCGTGAAGGGGAGCGCGATCAGCGGGGCCGAGTTGGCGATCGAAGCGACCTCGATCTTCGTTCTTGCCAGCAGGACTGGAGCCGCGCCGCTGACACCCAGCATGCCGGACACAATCGTCGGAAGAAGCGACGCTCAACTGTTCGAGATCCCCGCGGAGTTCGTGCCGATTTCGCAGCGAATGGAGATTCGACCGGCGACGGACACGCTCCCTTACAGCGGCTCGGACACTCCGGAACTCTGCGCATGGATCCGTCTCAAGGACTCCCTGGCGAACAACGACGAGCGGGTACTACTCCTCGCTGATGCACTGGCGCCATCGTTCTCGGCGGTGCTCTCGGAACTGAGAATGGTGCCCACCGTCGCGATGTCGGCGACGATGTCGGAGCAAGTGCCGGCCGTCGACTTCGATTGGGTGCTCGTTCGCGCCAGAACGACGATGGCGGGGCGAGACGGCTGGGTCCGAGAGGTCATCGATGTGTGGACCGAAGACGGAGTCCACCTCATAACGAGCGACCAACTGCGCGTGGTCCGCTGA